In a single window of the Syngnathus typhle isolate RoL2023-S1 ecotype Sweden linkage group LG19, RoL_Styp_1.0, whole genome shotgun sequence genome:
- the galnt11 gene encoding polypeptide N-acetylgalactosaminyltransferase 11 codes for MALVPLRYFCYGCVVTSAAWALLLLVYFSRTAEPGLGRNPIGPRRRAVAEGPAHQGVGEDAGAAGLLPEMGMIFNQADQEVRDTGYRQHAFNVLISRRIGPRRQLPDTRDRRCADEAYPQNLPYASVVICFFNEAISALTRTVQSVLDRTPAHLLHEIILVDDHSELAELKDDLDRYVREQLPRNVKLLRNQKREGLIRGRMIGAKHATGEVLVFLDSHCEVNQAWLQPLLAAIRSQRRAVVCPVIDIISADTLAYSPSPVVRGGFNWGLHFKWDPVPAAQLAGPRGAIAPIRSPTMAGGLFAMDRDYFNELGQYDAGMDIWGGENLEISFRIWMCGGELLIIPCSRVGHIFRKRRPYSSPGGHDTMAHNSLRLAHVWMDDYKEHFLSLRPELRERDFGDISQRLALRKRLQCRSFSWYLDNVYPEINNKLQAPPLLSNKKAARPRVLRRGRLHNIASGRCLVAQTRVSHKGDTVVLRPCDPGDPEQEWTYDDEGQLILSGLLCLDMSEVRTADPPRLMKCHGSGGSQQWSLGKSARVYQVSVGQCLSAAQPSGIKGHVAMAICDASLPQQWQLEEGRA; via the exons ATGGCTTTGGTGCCGCTGCGCTACTTCTGCTATGGCTGCGTGGTGACGTCAGCCGCCTGGGCCCTGCTCCTGCTCGTTTACTTCTCGCGGACGGCCGAGCCGGGTCTAGGCAGAAACCCAATCGGACCACGCCGCCGGGCCGTCGCTGAGGGGCCAGCCCACCAGGGAGTCGGTGAGGATGCGGGTGCCGCCGGGTTGTTGCCAGAAATGGGTATGATTTTCAACCAGGCCGATCAGGAAGTGCGGGACACCGGCTACCGTCAGCACGCCTTCAATGTACTGATCTCGCGCCGCATCGGTCCTCGCCGCCAGCTGCCCGACACCAGGGACCGCAG GTGCGCTGACGAAGCCTATCCCCAGAATCTCCCGTATGCCAGCGTGGTCATCTGCTTCTTCAATGAGGCCATCTCCGCTCTCACCAGGACGGTCCAAAGCGTGTTGGACCGGACGCCAGCTCACCTCCTCCATGAGATCATCCTGGTGGACGACCACAGCGAGCTCG CTGAGCTGAAGGACGACCTGGACCGATATGTGCGTGAGCAGCTGCCCCGAAATGTCAAACTGCTACGGAACCAGAAGAGAGAAGGACTCATTCGAGGGCGCATGATCGGAGCCAAGCACGCCACCG GTGAGGTTCTGGTGTTCCTGGACAGTCACTGTGAGGTGAACCAGGCATGGTTGCAGCCCCTGTTGGCGGCCATCCGGTCGCAGCGCCGCGCGGTGGTTTGCCCCGTCATCGACATCATTTCTGCCGACACGCTGGCCTACTCGCCATCCCCGGTGGTCCGCGGCGGATTCAACTGGGGATTGCACTTCAAGTGGGACCCCGTCCCCGCCGCCCAGCTGGCCGGGCCCCGGGGCGCCATTGCACCAATCAG GTCTCCCACCATGGCAGGTGGTCTATTTGCAATGGACAGGGACTACTTCAACGAGCTGGGCCAGTACGACGCCGGCATGGACATATGGGGTGGCGAGAACCTGGAGATCTCTTTTAGG ATTTGGATGTGTGGCGGAGAGCTGCTGATCATTCCGTGTTCCCGCGTTGGTCACATCTTCCGCAAAAGGCGACCTTACAGTTCCCCGGGCGGTCATGACACCATGGCCCACAATTCCCTACGCCTTGCTCACGTTTGGATGGATGACTACAAG GAGCATTTCCTGTCCCTGCGTCCTGAGCTGCGCGAGCGCGACTTTGGCGACATTAGCCAGCGTTTGGCGCTGAGGAAACGTCTGCAGTGTCGCTCGTTCAGCTGGTACCTGGACAACGTTTATCCCGAAATCAACAACAAGCTGCAGGCCCCACCGTTGCTTAGCAACAAGAAGGCGGCGCGCCCCCGGGTGCTGCGCCGAGGACGG CTGCACAACATAGCCAGCGGACGCTGTTTGGTCGCGCAGACACGAGTCAGTCACAAGGGCGACACCGTGGTGCTCAGACCCTGTGACCCCGGCGACCCGGAACAG GAGTGGACATACGACGACGAAGGTCAGCTCATCCTTTCTGGCCTGCTGTGCCTGGACATGTCGGAGGTTCGAACTGCTGACCCGCCCAGACTTATGAAGTGTCACGGCTCAGGAGGGTCGCAACAGTGGAGCCTTGGG AAGTCTGCGCGTGTGTACCAGGTGTCTGTTGGTCAGTGTCTGTCCGCCGCCCAGCCATCAGGCATTAAAGGTCACGTTGCCATGGCGATATGCGACGCTTCGCTGCCGCAGCAGTGGCAGCTGGAGGAGGGCAGAGCTTGA
- the nfx1 gene encoding transcriptional repressor NF-X1 produces MAEGSSDAADLNPEASSHSRKPNDYKSRRGQSRFSGERRSSAPSQQYGRPHRDFQKADAHRQHGEEGGKRRGRGRREGIGAANENFHTSRRQRPFADDQLDYGPDWTNWRRDDDCGSRNLEQRKFKHENPCRGDDPHLREKNGGVRRRAPHDETAEWERGRRPTAADPDARGDHPKKQPEQKRQHGPIKPPKVAARGERDSDRAAGRHDDRSRRHPSDRREGQWSARNCKMPESNETQTGCLIEQLSSEKYECMVCCDVVRLMAPVWSCHSCFHVFHLNCIKKWARSPASQADDCTDGWRCPACQNVAHKHPSTYTCFCGKVTNPEWQRSEIPHSCGDMCGKKRSGGDCNHPCNILCHPGPCPQCPAFVTRSCICGKMSQPMRCSQPSLLRCGEACGAMLNCGRHACAQVCHGGSCQPCQLRVQQACYCGVSTREIPCGTDEDGLDASGDFSCQKTCGNMLNCEIHRCQQPCHPGSCPPCPRSPSVVKTCPCGQTPLAKLLELGCSERKSCSDPIPSCGKTCTLPLPCGSNDTIHQCDKLCHEGACGPCSLTSTIRCRCASKTKEVPCATIKSEEELVFTCEKRCSKKRSCGRHKCGELCCVSVEHKCQLICGYKLNCGLHRCQEPCHRGNCEPCWQSSFDELTCHCGASVLYPPIPCGTSPPECKNLCTRRHECDHPVFHNCHNEEKCPPCTYLTDKWCMGKHEQRSNIPCHLRDISCGLTCGKTLPCQMHRCKRICHRDDCSAAAGGCGQPCALPRPYCAHACAAPCHTGTPCPRTTCAAKVALQCDCGRRKEMVSCAEAASSHQKYAAIAVASKLSDMQPGDSTDMGPLLAKKELKESRLECDEECATLERNKRLAEALQIDPSSDPFGARSPSVYSGSLKEDARKDPKFVSGVEEAIKNLVELVSKGKQPKRSHCFQPMNRERRRIVHELAEVYAVESISYDSEPKRNVVVTALKGKSLCPKWTLTSLIERETSARAPVPIAHIKQASSRVSGTTTWSKLVKEEPVVDYFDVQD; encoded by the exons ATGGCTGAAGGCTCCTCAG ATGCAGCGGACCTCAATCCAGAGGCCTCATCCCATTCTAGAAAGCCAAACGATTACAAGTCCAGACGTGGTCAGTCGAGATTCAGTGGTGAGCGACGCTCAAGCGCTCCCTCTCAGCAGTACGGCCGCCCTCATCGCGACTTCCAAAAGGCGGATGCTCATCGCCAACACGGGGAGGAGGGCGGCAAGAGACGAGGGCGAGGCCGACGGGAAGGAATCGGAGCTGCCAATGAGAATTTTCACACCTCGCGCAGGCAAAGACCTTTCGCTGATGACCAGCTGGACTACGGACCCGATTGGACGAACTGGCGGAGAGACGATGACTGTGGCAGTAGGAATTTGGAACAGAGGAAGTTTAAACATGAGAATCCCTGCCGAGGAGATGACCCTCATTTAAGGGAGAAGAATGGCGGCGTCAGGCGTCGGGCGCCGCATGATGAGACAGCAGAATGGGAAAGGGGCCGGCGCCCCACGGCGGCCGATCCTGACGCCCGTGGAGATCATCCCAAGAAACAGCCTGAACAGAAACGGCAACACGGACCCATCAAACCTCCCAAAGTGGCGGCGCGAGGCGAGAGGGACTCGGATCGGGCGGCCGGTCGACACGATGACCGCAGCAGACGACACCCGAGCGACCGTCGCGAAGGCCAGTGGAGTGCGCGCAACTGCAAAATGCCAGAAAGCAACGAAACCCAAACAG GATGTCTGATCGAGCAGCTGTCGTCGGAGAAGTACGAGTGTATGGTGTGCTGCGACGTCGTCCGTCTGATGGCGCCCGTGTGGAGCTGCCACAGCTGCTTCCATGTCTTCCATCTGAATTGCATCAAGAAATGGGCGCGCTCACCCGCCTCCCAGGCAGACG ATTGCACTGACGGTTGGCGTTGTCCCGCCTGTCAGAATGTTGCACACAAACACCCGTCCACCTACACTTGTTTCTGCG GCAAAGTGACCAATCCTGAGTGGCAGCGCAGCGAGATCCCCCACAGCTGCGGCGACATGTGTGGGAAGAAGAGAAGCGGCGGGGACTGCAATCACCCTTGTAACAT CTTATGTCATCCAGGACCTTGTCCGCAGTGTCCAGCCTTTGTGACCAGATCCTGCATCTGTGGAAAAATGAG TCAGCCCATGCGCTGCAGCCAGCCCTCGCTCCTCCGCTGCGGCGAGGCGTGCGGCGCCATGCTCAACTGCGGCCGACACGCCTGTGCTCAGGTGTGCCATGGAGGATCGTGTCAGCCCTGCCAGCTGCGAGTTCAGCAAG CCTGCTATTGTGGAGTCTCCACTCGTGAGATCCCCTGTGGCACAGATGAAGACGGATTGGACGCTTCGGGAGATTTCTCCTGCCAAAAGACTTGTGGAAA CATGTTAAACTGCGAAATTCATCGGTGCCAGCAGCCGTGCCACCCCGGCTCGTGCCCGCCGTGCCCTCGCTCACCCAGCGTCGTCAAGACCTGCCCTTGCGGCCAGACACCTCTGGCTAAACTGCTGGAGCTGGGCTGCTCGGAGCGGAAAAGCTGCTCCGATCCAATCCCCTCCTGCGGGAAGACCTGCACCTTGCCCCTGCCCTGTGGCTCCAATG ACACCATCCACCAGTGTGACAAGCTGTGCCACGAGGGAGCCTGCGGGCCTTGCTCCCTGACTTCCACCATCAGATGCCGATGTGCTTCCAAGACAAAA GAGGTGCCGTGTGCCACGATCAAAAGCGAGG AGGAGCTGGTGTTCACCTGCGAAAAGCGCTGCAGCAAAAAGCGCTCCTGCGGCCGACATAAGTGCGGCGAGCTGTGCTGCGTG AGTGTGGAGCACAAGTGCCAGCTCATCTGCGGCTACAAACTCAACTGTGGCCTACACCGCTGCCAGGAGCCTTGTCACCGTGGCAACTGTGAACCCTGCTGGCAGTCCA GTTTTGACGAGCTGACGTGTCACTGCGGGGCCTCCGTGTTGTACCCACCCATCCCGTGTGGCACAAGCCCGCCCGAGTGCAAGAACCTGTGTACCAGGAGACACGAGTGTGACCATCCTG TGTTCCACAACTGCCACAACGAGGAGAAGTGTCCCCCTTGCACCTATCTGACCGACAAGTGGTGCATGGGAAAGCACGAG caACGCAGCAACATCCCGTGCCACCTCAGAGACATCTCCTGCGGGCTGACCTGCGGCAAAACGTTGCCATGTCAGATGCACCGCTGCAAGCGAATCTGCCACCGCGACGACTGCTCGGCAGCGGCGGGCGGATGCGGCCAGCCGTGCGCGCTCCCCCGCCCGTATTGCGCTCACGCCTGCGCCGCCCCCTGCCACACGGGCACCCCCTGCCCGCGCACCACCTGCGCCGCTAAG GTGGCGCTGCAGTGCGATTGCGGTCGAAGGAAGGAAATGGTGTCGTGCGCCGAAGCTGCCAGTTCCCATCAGAA GTACGCCGCCATCGCCGTGGCCAGCAAGCTGTCCGACATGCAACCGGGTGACTCCACGGACATGGGCCCGCTGCTAGCCAAGAAGGAGCTCAAAGAGAGCAG GCTGGAATGCGACGAGGAGTGCGCCACGCTGGAGCGGAACAAGCGCCTGGCCGAAGCCTTGCAGATTGACCCCTCCTCGGACCCCTTCGGTGCGCGCTCCCCCTCTGTGTACAGCGGCAGCCTCAAAGAGGACGCCAG GAAAGACCCGAAGTTTGTCTCGGGCGTCGAAGAGGCCATTAAGAATCTTGTGGAGCTTGTTTCCAAG ggCAAGCAGCCAAAGAGGAGCCACTGCTTCCAGCCCATGAACAGGGAGCGCCGCCGGATCGTCCACGAGCTGGCCGAGGTCTATGCCGTAGAGAGCATCAGCTACGACAGCGAGCCCAAGCGCAACGTGGTCGTCACCGCGCTCAA GGGGAAGTCGCTGTGTCCAAAATGGACGCTGACCTCGTTGATTGAACGTGAGACCAGCGCCAGGGCCCCCGTGCCCATTGCTCACATCAAACAGGCCAGCAGCAG AGTCTCCGGCACCACCACCTGGTCCAAGCTGGTCAAAGAAGAGCCGGTCGTTGATTATTTTGACGTGCAGGACTGA